The proteins below are encoded in one region of Girardinichthys multiradiatus isolate DD_20200921_A chromosome 19, DD_fGirMul_XY1, whole genome shotgun sequence:
- the alms1 gene encoding uncharacterized protein alms1, with the protein MELQERAAAPSFRQEDEDMNGPDVQTGTPEARSQSSVVQDQRRPKMETDGRELQRSQQEALQLEFQDSNLSPVLSLLPLTSALEHSITNYSFFHQGDPEFAPLRAFPDVSVVSERFHFPIHDSTSHSYEQSSLSQHPLAQATLLSEEGANGNCSPSRHNLSKEKKGKQEDMAHLFTRDAAVNTQGKLSRDGSKKMELETLSNLTEKNKREIHEDETFFLSKDIPAQQLLDLLQKEVGMQSSSSSAVSSQSQPSMKSTGFCPDQPRHTENCKGIMFERQGPPGEASPSQHQKRHKDISTITIGSRRTQPDDSSEELHRKLLSEVRRLNSLEVNKKPKGLTPTPHTFTPSHKRSQGKSSGKPLSAGSEWVHRKRDLWSSQNQRGSDGSYLGFLPQSQSTPGIFFAPMKFNVKTKLGHLSAIESNKEVLYQSSTGAHSADGRLPDTANQCAEEAQQASDKVRSLPSLNYLQKVDAWRTKQSSERAPLFEDLALDRRGVSPEKKGDEAGSNTLNQGLPQQALQQPSTNQDATQISSSAPSGASSPRRGEAVGGAPSALANKGSAAPPSASPFGRSQSLSSLSPVVMSADKLQQTNVGPENRTTQIQTDAHPPPSTAIQPSPLDSLGHFSDVSVDQELSSSQDSCTEIKVGPSVGTSSVVSLELDNYAPYWTFKHSTTSQSLPGSKELNIDERIPLYLQNLGIDQTPSKILTPFAPRGPIREPEFSPTDLCTIKGSSGTPSKSTQPSEGGSPHKGDFSRSSVLSVDSSISIPFSLDSLGPAASMSEQVRARTSLPSNSEASQREGRPVSCSQPDERSTILHPGQQQHDGRQDFIQIEDRFQPNWVAMKITGTERNLVLQSSHSLGQESENSFVSTRALSEIRKLLSQGENMISTGSSTASSGPNAASHFSDIDIFRPPTTKDSRLQSSSFSSFSSTGSDLKSQSSLPLARSSSESMLTSEKPKQSSAGQESLTTSWQPDNLSTQTVSIGPQDGAVSNSAGASLVMSKSARRAEPEGCSAAPPDKIPTQPSTAAVTQQLNATSTDGKGLPEEEEKATPRDPGAESRSSSPIPEDADQGVISGGSSESSLAVRVAKLLVNESPATVASSTPSVTDQEEGKAREWLKSKASGQHCEPLRLNLEDRRRIEEIKQELLLNHPMKSQGSTDTESSAASSVSVNKKNTPPKEAEAFSTLIDANKKLGLSMDHPDPQTQLQSILHLNLEAQVCEIAAREGVKLPSKRPQTLTSIIIPTHSHSVTSSPSMSPAPPLSPASDPLHLTELPAGTVKPTSTNKSLPTNQEEAERVPSAQTTREPPSVYDESTSNHIATSQKAPGNQKRQDTVGGQSEEPPLDKQDVIVRHINTTFRNQHEEIYTQTSSFSAVGHEAKQAFRTTHLPHVHFTLPPKASDHTSSSAVHHPGATLRDPSSAVSSPDEGVGSSSPAEWYDSRKPALDRSDASTVFKAPQGKGITASSQSFAQRHRSAASPRPFTAETPVPVLLPYKPRGSEELFYVPHTEADASSTNQSDTTMESSHTGSDDAVPPSFSSEVLGDQDPGLGRGVAIRHKEGIYSKRLKTASFRMQDPAHTDASAAAEKGSPALSQSPKSSSQVSDTFTRVPSINNPKASKRDQGTSPIQFLHYQPTELAHEKFHPAQEEVRERDLPLSSPQQSSNTLDHLWQKFYDQWSKEESRPASDKEASLLERLERLSHVIHHTQAAHGSDVQEGQGYYLSEQLGRRQRRKERWKVGGGREAEHPAQLRLQAEEPVFPAENDSIVSHSSSQNHPFSPADRDQPESLSTLSGSTSTVDTARLIRAFGADKVKHLNSSSSLSKLYSTINKQREVREHRRRTKVDSSVTLTPLETTGTDGSVVPDSASTPSTCTASPDRGPSRALTAKRAVRVVNKSIQAGELEIVHNGTRRHTRDVGTTFPSPGEARALEQISPPLSSTVGGRGGGWRVLPKSNNSQKQKKSKRSPPKPYPKGVSWFISADNLRSETRKENRPEESARRPNTAWFEPYSRVHPWREPLRQRQVHEDGSNRHFKTPPELDPNPKSKILPSGLAWVSLKEALEMRRPDFISRSKQRVRCLALQAEERRLQAVFRRERNLPFNQLWEPERLLKPAGTALLRRAVPRKEMIQRSKQIYENLPEVQRRREEEKRKAEYQSYRLNAQLYNKRITNLVLGRRAAWH; encoded by the exons ATGGAGCTGCAAGAG AGGGCGGCGGCACCTTCTTTTAGGCAAGAAGATGAAGATATGAACGGCCCTGATGTACAAACAGGCACACCAGAAGCCCGAAGTCAAAGTAGTGTCGTGCAGGATCAGAGACGGCCCAAAATGGAAACAGATGGTCGGGAGCTTCAGCGGTCACAACAAGAAGCTCTACAGCTAG AATTCCAGGACAGTAATCTGTCCCCTGTGCTGTCACTGCTGCCGCTAACTTCAGCATTGGAGCACAGCATCACCAACTATTCTTTTTTCCATCAAGGTGATCCAGAATTTGCTCCCTTAAG GGCATTTCCTGATGTTTCTGTGGTATCAGAGAGGTTTCACTTTCCTATCCATGACAGCACCAGCCATTCCTATGAGCAGAGCTCACTATCTCAGCACCCTTTGGCTCAGGCAACTCTCCTTTCTGAAGAAGGAGCAAACGGCAACTGCTCTCCATCTCGGCACAATttatcaaaagaaaagaaaggcaaACAAGAGGATATGGCTCACCTATTTACACGTGACGCTGCAGTTAATACACAAGGGAAACTATCAAGAGATGGTAGCAAAAAGATGGAGTTGGAAACGCTATCCAACCTGACAGAGAAGAACAAACGGGAAATTCATGAAGATGAAACTTTCTTTCTGAGTAAAGATATTCCTGCACAGCAGCTCCTGGATCTGTTACAGAAAGAGGTTGGCATGCAAAGCAGCAGTAGCAGCGCTGTTTCCTCTCAATCCCAGCCCTCTATGAAAAGTACCGGCTTTTGTCCGGATCAGCCAAGACACACAGAAAACTGCAAAGGCATCATGTTTGAAAGACAAGGTCCACCAGGCGAAGCAAGTCCTTCCCAACATCAGAAACGGCACAAAGACATCAGTACCATTACCATTGGTTCCCGCAGGACTCAACCTGATGATAGTAGCGAAGAGTTGCACAGAAAGCTGCTCTCTGAGGTACGGAGACTCAACAGCTTGGAGGTAAACAAGAAACCAAAAGGTCTGACACCAACTCCTCATACCTTCACACCATCTCACAAAAGATCACAAGGCAAGTCGAGTGGAAAGCCACTTTCAGCTGGTTCTGAATGGGTTCACAGAAAACGAGACCTATGGTCCTCACAGAACCAAAGAGGGAGTGATGGCTCCTACCTTGGTTTCCTTCCTCAGTCCCAATCCACTCCAGGGATTTTCTTTGCTCCAATGAAATTCAATGTCAAGACTAAGCTAGGACATCTTTCAGCCATAGAATCTAATAAAGAGGTCTTGTATCAGTCAAGCACGGGCGCGCATTCAGCTGATGGCCGTCTCCCAGACACTGCTAACCAGTGTGCAGAAGAGGCTCAGCAGGCCTCTGACAAAGTACGTTCTCTCCCAAGTCTCAACTATCTGCAGAAAGTAGATGCCTGGAGGACAAAACAGAGCTCAGAGAGGGCCCCGCTGTTTGAAGACCTAGCACTGGACAGACGTGGAGTTTCTCCTGAGAAGAAAGGTGATGAAGCAGGATCCAACACCCTGAATCAGGGCCTTCCCCAGCAGGCTTTACAACAGCCTTCCACCAACCAGGATGCTACCCAGATCTCCTCGTCTGCTCCATCAGGAGCTTCTTCTCCAAGAAGGGGCGAAGCTGTCGGCGGAGCTCCCAGTGCCCTGGCGAATAAGGGATCTGCTGCGCCACCTTCCGCCTCTCCCTTCGGCAGGTCACAGTCCCTCTCGTCCCTCAGCCCAGTTGTCATGTCAGCTGACAAGCTCCAGCAGACCAATGTCGGCCCAGAAAATAGGACAACTCAGATTCAGACCGATGCTCATCCTCCCCCCAGCACTGCCATCCAACCCTCACCTCTTGACAGCCTCGGCCACTTCAGCGACGTCTCTGTTGATCAAGAGCTTTCTAGTTCCCAAGATAGTTGCACAGAAATCAAAGTAGGGCCTTCTGTCGGAACGTCTTCTGTTGTCAGCCTTGAGCTTGATAATTATGCCCCCTACTGGACTTTTAAACATTCAACAACATCACAATCTCTTCCTGGGTCTAAAGAGCTCAACATTGACGAACGAATTCCG TTATATCTTCAAAATCTGGGTATCGACCAGACTCCGTCAAAAATCCTGACTCCGTTTGCACCTAGAGGGCCCATTAGAGAACCAGAATTCTCTCCCACTGATCTCTGTACAATCAAAGGATCTTCTGGAACCCCTTCGAAGAGCACCCAACCCTCTGAGG GTGGCAGTCCTCATAAAGGTGACTTCTCCAGGTCCAGTGTTCTGTCAGTGGACTCCAGTATATCCATCCCGTTCAGCCTGGACAGTCTAGGTCCAGCTGCATCTATGTCAGAGCAGGTCAGAGCGAGGACTTCTCTTCCATCCAATTCAGAAGCGTCTCAGAGGGAAGGCCGACCAGTATCCTGCTCCCAGCCTGATGAACGCTCCACCATCCTGCACCCTGGCCAGCAGCAGCACGATGGCAGGCAGGATTTTATCCAAATAGAAGACAGGTTTCAGCCTAACTGGGTGGCTATGAAGATCACTGGGACAGAAAGAAACTTAGTTCTGCAGAGCAGCCATAGTCTGGGTCAAGAGTCAGAAAATTCTTTTGTTAGCACGAGGGCATTGTCAGAGATCCGTAAACTACTGTCTCAAGGCGAGAATATGATATCTACAGGATCTTCCACAGCCTCATCGGGACCTAACGCAGCCAGTCATTTCTCTGATATAGACATTTTCAGGCCACCAACAACAAAGGACAGCAGGCTCCAAAGCTCCTCGTTCTCCTCCTTCAGCTCCACAGGCAGTGACCTCAAATCTCAATCCTCTTTGCCATTGGCCAGGTCCTCTTCAGAGTCCATGCTTACATCTGAGAAACCAAAGCAAAGCTCTGCAGGTCAAGAGAGTTTGACCACATCTTGGCAACCTGACAATCTATCCACACAAACTGTCAGTATTGGGCCACAAGATGGCGCTGTCAGTAACAGTGCTGGGGCGTCTCTTGTCATGTCCAAGTCAGCCCGGCGGGCAGAGCCTGAGGGATGTAGTGCAGCACCCCCAGATAAAATCCCAACGCAGCCGTCGACAGCTGCAGTCACACAGCAGCTTAACGCAACTTCTACAGACGGAAAAGGGCTGCCAGAGGAAGAAGAAAAGGCAACACCTAGGGATCCTGGCGCAGAGAGTCGATCTTCCTCTCCCATTCCAGAGGATGCGGACCAGGGAGTGATAAGCGGTGGTAGCAGTGAGAGCTCACTGGCAGTCAGAGTGGCCAAATTACTGGTAAATGAATCTCCAGCCACCGTGGCATCGAGCACACCCAGTGTCACAGATCAGGAAGAGGGCAAAGCCAGAG aGTGGCTCAAGTCGAAAGCTTCGGGACAGCATTGTGAGCCGCTGCGGTTGAACTTGGAAGACAGAAGGCGTATTGAAGAAATCAAGCAAGAGCTCCTGTTAAACCACCCCATGAAG AGCCAGGGGAGCACAGATACAGAGAGCAGTGCAGCATCCAGTGTTAGTGTCAATAAAAAGAACACTCCCCCTAAAGAAGCTGAAGCATTTTCTACCCTCATTGATGCCAACAAGAAGCTTGGCCTCAGCATGGACCACCCAGACCCCCAAACACAGCTACAGAGCATCCTTCACCTGAATCTAGAAGCCCAAGTTTGTGAGATTGCTGCCAGAGAAGGAGTAAAACTCCCTTCAAAAAGACCTCAGACCCTCACATCCATCATCATACCCACCCACAGCCACTCTGTGACCTCCTCACCATCCATGTCACCTGCACCTCCCCTCAGCCCAGCCTCAGACCCACTTCACCTGACAGAGCTTCCTGCAGGAACAGTCAAACCCACATCAACCAATAAGTCTCTTCCAACAAATCAGGAGGAGGCGGAGAGGGTTCCTTCAGCCCAGACCACGAGAGAACCACCATCTGTGTATGATGAAAGTACCAGTAACCACATCGCAACATCTCAGAAAGCTCCAGGGAATCAGAAGAGGCAAGACACTGTGGGAGGCCAGAGTGAGGAACCTCCTTTAGATAAACAGGATGTGATTGTTAGACATATTAACACAACCTTTCGCAATCAGCATGAAGAGATATACACCCAGACCAGTTCTTTTTCGGCTGTTGGTCATGAAGCAAAACAGGCTTTCAGGACGACTCATCTCCCACACGTCCATTTCACTCTGCCCCCTAAAGCATCAGATCACACTTCTTCCTCTGCTGTCCACCATCCTGGTGCCACTCTCAGAGACCCCTCTTCAGCTGTCAGCAGTCCAGACGAAGGCGTTGGGTCATCAAGTCCAGCAGAATGGTATGACAGCAGGAAGCCGGCGCTGGATAGATCAGACGCCTCTACCGTGTTTAAAGCTCCTCAGGGAAAGGGGATCACAGCATCATCACAGTCCTTCGCACAGCGACACAGATCTGCAGCCTCACCAAGACCTTTTACTGCTGAAACACCAG ttcCTGTACTGCTACCTTACAAACCTCGCGGCAGTGAGGAGCTCTTCTACGTCCCTCACACAGAAGCTGATGCCTCCTCCACAAACCAGTCTGACACCACCATGGAGAGCTCTCACACAG GCTCAGACGACGCAGTGCCTCCCAGCTTTAGCAGCGAGGTCCTCGGGGATCAAGACCCAGGATTGGGCCGTGGAGTTGCAATCAGACACAAGGAGGGCATTTACAGCAAGAGGCTGAAAACAGCTTCCTTCAGAATGCAAGATCCGGCACACACAG ATGCTTCCGCAGCAGCAGAGAAAGGGTCTCCAGCTTTGAGCCAAAGTCCAAAATCATCTTCCCAGGTGTCGGATACCTTTACCAGAGTGCCGTCAATTAACAACCCCAAAGCCTCTAAGAGGGATCAAGGTACCAGCCCGATCCAGTTCCTCCATTACCAACCAACTGAACTGGCTCATGAGAAGTTTCACCCAGCACAAGAGGAGGTTAGAGAGCGAGACCTGCCTCTATCGTCCCCCCAACAGAGCAGTAACACCCTGGACCACCTGTGGCAGAAGTTCTATGACCAGTGGAGCAAGGAGGAGTCACGCCCAGCCAGTGATAAAGAGGCTTCACTGTTGGAGCGATTAGAGCGTCTATCTCATGTGATTCATCACACACAGGCCGCTCATGGATCAGATGTTCAGGAAGGGCAGGGTTACTATCTTTCTGAACAGCTTGGAAGGAGACAGAGGAGGAAGGAAAGGTGGAAGGTAGGAGGAGGCAGAGAAGCAGAACATCCAGCCCAACTGAGGCTGCAGGCTGAGGAACCTGTGTTTCCGGCAGAGAACGACAGCATTGTCTCCCACAGTTCCTCCCAGAACCACCCGTTCTCCCCAGCAGACAGAGATCAGCCAGAGAGCCTGTCAACCCTATCAGGCTCCACATCCACTGTGGACACGGCCCGACTTATCCGAGCTTTCGGTGCTGACAAAGTGAAGCACCTGAATAGCAGCTCAAGCCTCAGTAAATTGTACAGCACCATCAACAAGCAGAGGGAGGTGAGGGAACACCGGAGAAGAACAAAGGTGGACTCCTCGGTTACCCTCACACCATTAGAAACAACCGGCACAGATGGATCA GTTGTTCCCGATTCTGCATCAACACCCAGCACATGCACCGCCTCACCAGACCGTGGACCTTCCAGGGCTCTAACAGCCAAGAGGGCTGTAAGAGTCGTCAACAAAAGTATCCAGGCAG GTGAGCTGGAGATTGTTCATAACGGGACTCGACGGCACACTAGAGATGTTGGGACTACGTTTCCTTCTCCTGGAGAAGCCAGAGCTCTTGAGCAGATTTCCCCCCCCTTGTCCAGCACggtgggaggaagaggaggagggtggaGAGTTCTTCCTAAGTCTAACAACAGCCAGAAGCAGAAAAAGAGCAAGAGGAGCCCCCCAAAGCCTTACCCTAAAG GTGTTTCGTGGTTCATCTCTGCTGACAACCTGAGGTCTGAGACGAGGAAGGAGAACCGGCCAGAGGAGTCAGCTCGGAGGCCGAACACCGCATGGTTTGAGCCGTACAGCAGAGTCCATCCGTGGAGAGAGCCGCTCAGACAGAGACAAGTCCACGAGGACGGAAGCAACCGACATTTTAAAACTCCACCTGAGCTGGATCCAAATCCTAAAAGCAAAATATTGCCCTCTGGCCTAGCATGGGTCTCCCTGaaa GAGGCTCTGGAGATGCGCCGGCCAGACTTTATCTCTCGATCCAAGCAGAGGGTGAGATGTCTGGCTCTGCAGGCCGAGGAGAGGAGGCTTCAGGCCGTGTTCAGGAGAGAGAGAAACCTGCCCTTCAACCAGCTGTGGGAGCCAGAGAGGCTGCTGAAGCCTGCAG GCACTGCCCTGTTGAGGAGAGCGGTACCCAGGAAGGAAATGATCCAGAGGTCCAAACA GATTTATGAGAATCTTCCAGAGGTGCAgcgcaggagagaggaggagaaaagGAAAGCAGAGTATCAGTCCTACAGACTGAACGCCCAGCTCTACAACAAG AGAATCACAAACCTTGTCCTGGGCAGGAGGGCAGCCTGGCACTGA